Sequence from the Longimicrobium sp. genome:
CTCGGAGCCGGACCGCATCGTCATCTACCACTCCCAGGAATCCAGCGGAGTCAGGCTGTCGCGGCTGCTGAAGGCCGGGAGCGATTGACACGAAGCGGAGCGCCGCACCCGGAGTGGATGCGGCGCTTCGCGTCTTGCTGGCTGTCCCCTGTTCCCTATACCCTGGGCGGCTCACCACTGGATGGTGCCCTGCTTGCTGGTGTCGACCTGCTCGGTGTCGCCGGTGCCGAAGAGGAACTCCTCGGTGTTCTTCATCAGGAACTGGCGCGCCTCGGGGTCGCGCAGGTTCAGCCCGTAGTGGTTGATCAGCGCCGTCTGGCGGCCCAGCCAGGTCTGCCAGCAGTCGTTGCAGATCTCGGCATGGATGCGCTTGCCCAGCTCGTTGTTGAACGGGGCGAAGGCGAGCCCCGGCTTGGTCTGCCCGCAGCGGGCGCAGGTAACGTCGGCCATCGGTGCGTCCTTTCTGAAGAGTCGAGCCGGCCCAATTATACCCCGCACGGTCCACGCCGTCCAACCGCTCCCCCGCGATCTCCATGACCGGCCCGATTCCCGCGCGCCTCTCCGACGACGGCCGCACCGCCACCTGGAACCCCGCGCTCACCCGCGCCGCCCACGTGCTGCTGCGCGTCCGTGCCGCGGACGGCGCCGTGGAGGAGCGGCGCTCGCTCAACAGCGGCCGCGCCCGCGTGCGCGAGGGCGAGCGGATCGAGGA
This genomic interval carries:
- a CDS encoding oxidative damage protection protein, with amino-acid sequence MADVTCARCGQTKPGLAFAPFNNELGKRIHAEICNDCWQTWLGRQTALINHYGLNLRDPEARQFLMKNTEEFLFGTGDTEQVDTSKQGTIQW